The DNA segment TGGAGATAACGCTGTTTCGATCGTAATTTTATTGGTAATTTCGCCATAACTACACCCTTGGTTAGATTCATCTAGAGCATCGATCGCATTAGCCAACAGATTCATAAATACTTGATTGATCTGTCCTGCATAGCATTCTACTTCTGGTAAATCACCATATTTCTTGATGACCCGAATCTCTGGGCTTGTGTCATTAGCTTTGAGACGATGTTTGAGAATCATCAAGGTGCTTTCGATACCGTCGTGGATATTGCAGGGGACGGGCCGATCGCTATCGGCACGGGAAAAGATGCGAAGACTGGTGCTGATGCCTTTGATTCGGTTTACGCCTTCGTGCATCGAACCTACTAACTTTGGTAAGTCTTCCCGAATGTAGTCGAGGTCGATCGCTTCAATTTCCTCTTTAATTGCTGCACTATAATTAGGATATTCTTGCTGAAATAGATCGATCAATTTAAACAAATCATTGATGTAATCTAAAGCAAAGGTAATGTTGCCAGCCAAGAAGCCTACAGGGTTGTTGATTTCGTGGGCTACCCCAGCTACTAAATTGCCCAATGCCGACATTTTTTCACTTTGGACTATTTTTAGTTGTGCCTGTTTGAGGTCAGTAAAGGCTTGTTGGGATTCTTGATAAAGACGAGCATTTTCCAAAGAAATGGCGGCTTGGCCGCAAATAAGATTCAGCACTTCAACCCGATCGCTCGTAAATGCCCCCACCGTCAAGCTATTTTCCAGGTATAAAATTCCAATCAACTTACCTTGATTAAGAATTGGACTACAAAGAACACTTTTCGGCTGGTGCTGTTCAATGTAACTATCTCCAGCAAACTGAGGATGTAACCTAGCATCAACCAGCACAAGAGGTTTCAAACTACGTTTAACAGTATTCACCAAACTAATCGCTACATCCTGACTTGATTGTAGAGGCATTCGTGGTAATAACTCAGGTTCCTGTCCCTCTTCTACAAGGGCTGCTACTTGTAACTCAATATCTTGTTTTAGCAGTAAGACACACTTATCTGCCCCAGCGTTCGTAATTACTATTTTTAGCAGAGTAGTCAAGAGTTTATTTAGTTCAATTTCCCCAGAAATAGCTTGAGAGACTTTTAGTAGAGTAGCCAAATCTAGAACTTCAGAGACGCTACTAGAAGAACGGGTAGAAGCGATCGTTCCCTGGGTAATAGTTCCCTTCAAGGAGGTAGAGGAACAAGATTGCTGAAGGATAGGAGCCAGGAGTTGGGGATAACGTTTTTCCAGATCGTCTACTTTAGCCTTGGCTCCCCATCGGGCATAACAGTAATATGCCTCAATCATGTAGGCTTGAGCGACTTTTTCTTTGCCCCATTCCAAGTAGAATTTGGCTGTGAGTTCGTTGGCGAGGGCTTCTTCGTTGAGGAATTGATTTTCTTTAGCGAGGGAGATGGCGCGATCGTAATAATCGATCGCATCGGGTTTATTGCCCAAAACCCGATGCTTTTCTGCCTCAACCAAATACCATTTATGCAGATAATTCATCGGAGCATTTTGTGCCCACTGTTGCAGAGTGGTTTGATGAGTTTCCACCAGGGCGAGAATTTCAGCTTGCTCAGTTTCTGGCTGTGTGGGGAAAAGTGCTAGGTGTGTCAGGGCTGCATAGAAATGGAAAATGGGAACAAAAACAAATCCCGATACTGCCATCAAATACGGCTTGGCTTGGGCAATATGGTCTAGGGCAGCCGTGTAATTGCCCCATAAGTAGGCAAGCAACAGTTTGTAGATGTAGAGAGCAGCGATCGCACTGAGGTCATTGTCCTGATGATGCTTAGGAATCATCACCGTTTCATCGTAGGCAGTTCCAATTAAGCAATCCGGTTGACTCGCAGTTTCCCGCAAATTCTGCACCATCTGCTGCGTCATATCCAAATAAGTCTGGGCAGAATATTGCTTTACCTGCGCCAAGGCAGCGCTGTAACCTACTATTTCTGGTTCCCAAGTGTCTAGTTCCACCCCACCGAAAAAGTTGGCATAAAAGTAAATACTTATGTTGTAGCCAGCGTATAGAAAATCGCCAGTTTCCATGCCGGCAGTATAGCCATCTTTCAGCCTCGGTATTGTTGCCCTCAGACCTTCTTGGCGATGCTGAATAAATGCCCCAAATAGCAGCAGAATCATCGACTTGAATTCCCGCACATTGAACCGTTCGAGCAATGAGAGCGCCAATCGCCCAAAGCCATAGCCCGTTTCGACTTCTCCCAAAAAAGCACACAGCACCATCCCGTGAATTGCATACCCCACCGTCGATGCGGGCGCATTCCCAAACTGGAGTGATAAACTCACCATCGTCGAGCTCAGTAGGGGTAGCAAACCCGTCTTTCCCACAAAAATTGTTGCAAACAACATACCTAACAGTTGCATGGCTGCCTGAGTTTGAGGATCGGTCATCAGAGGCAGATTAGCCAGTTCTTCAATCTGTCTGCCCTGGAGTTGGCTGGCAAGGGTTTGTAGCGCTTTGCCAATCAAGGCTTCGTCAGGTTCGGTGGGGAGTTCAACCCCCAATTGTCCCAGGGCATTTCTGCCTATTGCGATCGCTTCTAACGTCTTGCTCTGGGCTGTCTGGGCGACGATTGAAATTTCGTAAATTTTGATTTTGTCTAAAATTGTCTGTGCATTTTGTAACACCCGTGCTGCCATCTGTTCCATGCCATCAAATTCACCATTCAAATAAGCGGCTTCGGTAGCAGCAACATAGAGATTTAGGGTCAATTCATACTGACTCTGCCAACAGTTAGCTGTCAAGAGTTCAATCCCTGTTTGCAGATAGATATTTGCCGCCGCGTAGGCGGTAGAACTTCTTGCCTTGCGTCCGGCTTTTAAGTTCAGTTGAGCTAATGCTTCCCGATCGCTCGGTTGGGTGATTAACTCTTCTCCTAGATTCAAATGCCCGACAATATCAAACAGTTTTTCCTCTTGCTCTATTCCTGAATAATTTTGCTGAAGTAATTGTCCGACTTTGAGATGCGTTGCTTTTTTCTGTGAATCAGGAATGAGTGAATAGGCAGCTTGTTGGACGCGATCGTGCAGAAATTTGTAATTTGCATTAGCAGCAGTTGGGTTAACAGTGGCGATATCCTCACTTTGGGTGAAGAATTTATAGACTTCGGTAGTGGGTACGAGCAAGCCTTCTTGTAACGCTTTCCACAAATCAGCCGCCGTTTCTTCGGGTGACTTTTCTGAAACGATCGCCAAAGTAGCTAAATCAAACTGCGCTCCAATACAAGCTGCAAACTTCAACCCAGACTGAGTTGCGATCGGCAACTTCTGCAATTGCAGTGCCATAAACTCTACCACATCATCGGTAATAGCTAAAGCTCTGACTTGAGCAATATCGCATTGCCAATACCGGATATTCCAATCAAAGGTAATCAGCCCATCGTCATGTAATGCCTTAAGGAACTGTGTGGCAAAGAAGGGATTACCTTGAGTTTTTTGATAAACCAATTCTGTTAAAGGTTGAGCAAGAGGCAAATCGCAATTCAGCGTATCAGCCACCAACTGATTCATATCTGCTAAACTCAACGGTTGCAGCGTAATAGTATTCACCGTTGCCCCAGACTTAACAATCTCATCCACCGCCAACATAAACGGGTGAACGGGCGACACTTCATTATCCCGATAAGCACCCAACACCAATAAATGCCCCGTATCCTCCATCAACAGTTGTAATAACTTCAAAGATGCGCCATCCGCCCACTGCAGATCGTCCAAAAACATCACTAAGGGATGTTCGGCTGTGGTAAACACTTGCACAAATTTCTGCATCAGCAGATTGAAGCGATTCTGTGCCGCACTTCCCGACAGTTCTGGTGCAGGAGGTTGAGTGCCAATGATTCGTTCTAATTCAGGAATTACCTCGATCAAGACTTGCCCATTGTCTCCAACTGCTGACAAAATTCTAGTTTTCCAGCTTTGTAACTGAACGTCTGATTCTGATAGCAACTGCCCCATTAAATCCCGGAAGGCTTGCACAAATGCCGAAAAAGGAATATTACGCTGAAATTGGTCGTATTTGCCTTTGATAAAATAACCGCGCTGACGAACAATCGGCTTATGAACTTCATTCACGACTGCGGTTTTGCCAATGCCCGAAAAACCTGCTACGAGCATCATTTCGGTGCTGCCCGCGCTGACTCTTTCAAAGGCTGCTAATAAATTATCAATTTCAGTTTCTCTGCCGTATAGCTTTTCGGGGATTAGGAAACGGTCTGTAATATCCCGCGTTCCCAATGCAAATGGCTCAATGTTACCCGTTTCTTGTAATTGAGCCAGACACATCTCTAAATCGTGCTTCAGTCCTAATGCACTTTGATAGCGATTTTCTGCATTTTTCGCCATCAGTTTACTGACAATTTGCGATAAAATTAGGGGAATTTCTGGCTTGATTTGATGCACCGGAATCGGCTGTTTGGCTAAATGACAATGCACCAACTCCATTGGATCGTCTGACACAAAGGGTAACTGTCTTGTCAACAATTCATAGAAGGTTACACCGAGGGAATAAAAGTCACTCCGATAGTCAATGCCGCGATTCATTCTTCCTGTCTGTTCTGGGGAGAGATAGGCTAATGTTCCTTCGAGGATGTTGGGATTCTGGATTTCTTGGGTTTCGCGGGGAAGCAGGGAAGAAATACTGAAGTCAATCAGTTTGATTTGTTTGTTATCTGGGTTAATCAGGATATTGGCGGGTTTGATATCTTTATGAATAACTCGGTTTTGGTAGAGATAGTGGAGAATATCTGCTAGTTGTAGGGCTAGGTCAAGAAAGTTTTCTAAAGATAAAGATTTAGAGGGTTGGGTTTTATTAGTTGCCCCCCTGAGATAAGTGGACAGGGAGACTCCTCCAAAGTCCTCCATTATCAACGCATAGGCGTTTTTGTAAGGTGCTAAATCGAGGGGTTTAACAATACTGGGGAGGTTGAGATTTTTGGCAATGGTATATTGGTTGCGAAACTGCACCAATTCACTGAAGTTGGGGTATTCGTTTCGCAGCAGTTTGATGACGACGGGAGTGCGTAGGCCCAACGCCTTGCCGTCTTCGCCATCGCTCTCCCGAATACCCCGATAAACTAGAGTGCGATCGCCTGCATAGAGTTGTTCTGTGATACGGTGCCCCAGCAGGTGAGTGATTGCATCCATTTTCCAGTCCTAACAAAAAATTTAGGTCACTACACTTCCTAGTTTACCCAGCAGACTAGGAAAAATTCCCAATTGCCTTTCCAGCCCTTTTCAGGTGGCTGAAGTACACCCAACTTACCGCCCTATCAGCGGGGCTGTTAACCTGTCCGCCCATTCTCTTACTTCTCACGAGCCATGTCAGCAGACCCAATCCCCTTCATTTTTGCAAGCATCTGCTTTGGAAAGCCTAATTTCTGCAAACAGTAACAAAAGTTACGCCATAATTGTTAACAGGGGGGGATAGTAATGTTCTCCTATTCAGCCCAGCCATAGAGTTTGAAGTTGTTTGACCATAGATAGAACTGTTTGTTCAGCTAATCTGCTTCAAAAGTTAAATGATTCTATTGTTAGAGAAAGTTAAACTGTTGGTTGCGTAGGATGAAATAATAAATTAAGAAAATTGGGGACTGGAATGGAATCCATACGAAATCAAGTCGTCGCTGTGAATAATAAAGTCGATGCCCTCTACCAAATGGTGGAGCAGCTAACTAGCCAAATATCTGAGGTTGTGTCTGAAACAAGGCGGACGACGGGATCTATCACTGATTCCTCGGCTTGGAAGCTCAGTGATGGACGCTATCCCTATAAAGGGAGCAGAATGGATTCTGCACTGGCACACAAGGATGTGCTGGCAGATACCAGCTATGTAGACTCTGGTTCTCACAACCGCGAAAAAGAGTTGGCACCAGAAATTCAAATCCAGCGACTAACGGCACAACTAACAGCAGCTTACAATCGCATCGCTGCATTGGAAGAACAGTTACTGGCTCAAAGAGTCCATTAATATCATGTCCGGTTAATCACTTATGATATCTGTAGTAGGGCCTTTGGAACGAAACCCAACCCGAACTTAAAGCTAAAGTTGGGTTTCACTCTGTTCAACCCAACCTACGGCAATAAAATTTCTTGCTGCATTGGAAGAACAGTTACTGGCTCAAAGAGTCCATTAAAAGGGCTGTGCAGCCTAATGTCATCCTTAATTAGGCGCAGTATCGGTCTACTAATGCTTCGATGGCCTGAAGAAGTTCGGCTTGTTTCCAGCCTGCGTATAGATGAGCTGCGATCGCACAAGCACCAGCTCCCATACCTTCTTTCACGTATCCCTGTTCGTAGGCTTGCAGCTTTTCGTAACGAGAAGTGGCAAAACTCAGCTGAGTTGCCAGTAGGGGTACAGAGCCAACAATTTGCGCTAATCCAACCGTGTCGCCGCTAGGGTCTTCTACCACCCAGCGGGTAGTTCCCACCACGATTTGTTCCGGTTCCCAAACCAAGGAATATTCTTTGGCTATTGCCTGAATCAAAGCATAGACAGCCAGCATTTGCGTTCCACCGGCAAGCATGACGCCACAGGTGCGCGAAGCTGCGATCGCCATCCCAGCTACCGCCACTTGCATCGGGTCTCCCACGGCGGCGACTACTTGTAGGGGATCGATCGATTTTGGATTTTGGATTTTGGATTTGGGATTGGGAATTTCTCTTTGAGCATCACTTTGCCACTTTCCCTCGCTCCCAAGTCTGGCATTTTCTAATCCGGTCTGCACCAGAGCCCACTTTTGGTCATGATTGCAAGTGGGATGGCTGCTGTTAACCTTCCCCGCAGCGGGAACGCCTAAGCCAGTTAAAACAGCTAGTGCGGTGGTGGTTCCCCCCACCACGCATTCCCCTAAAACTATGAAGCCGGAATCGCTTACAGCAGCTAGCTTTTCTCCCCAAATTAACCCCTCCTCCAACAAATGGCGTACCGTTTCCAGTGGGAGGGCGTTACCCGAACTCAGACAGCGAGCTGCCCTACCCCCTAGATCGATCGTCGGTACAGACGGCGGCTGGGGCAAACCAGCATTAAACAGATAGAGTGGCAGTGAAAGCGCTTCAACTACCGCACGGGAAATCAGTACCGGCGAGGCACCCGCGTGTAGGGGTGGTAAGGGATATTTAGGCTTAGGTACAGGGCCACTGTACAAAAATTCTGCATCTGCTAGAGCAGTAAATTGGCGGTCTAGGGGAGTGCGTCCGGCAGCAGAAATACCAGGGATCGAGCCGGTTTCTGTAAATCCCAACACGCAAGCAAAAACTGGCTGGCGACCTCTATATTGCCGCAGCCACTCGTTTCCCTTCTCTACCTGCGTG comes from the Argonema galeatum A003/A1 genome and includes:
- a CDS encoding trifunctional serine/threonine-protein kinase/ATP-binding protein/sensor histidine kinase; its protein translation is MDAITHLLGHRITEQLYAGDRTLVYRGIRESDGEDGKALGLRTPVVIKLLRNEYPNFSELVQFRNQYTIAKNLNLPSIVKPLDLAPYKNAYALIMEDFGGVSLSTYLRGATNKTQPSKSLSLENFLDLALQLADILHYLYQNRVIHKDIKPANILINPDNKQIKLIDFSISSLLPRETQEIQNPNILEGTLAYLSPEQTGRMNRGIDYRSDFYSLGVTFYELLTRQLPFVSDDPMELVHCHLAKQPIPVHQIKPEIPLILSQIVSKLMAKNAENRYQSALGLKHDLEMCLAQLQETGNIEPFALGTRDITDRFLIPEKLYGRETEIDNLLAAFERVSAGSTEMMLVAGFSGIGKTAVVNEVHKPIVRQRGYFIKGKYDQFQRNIPFSAFVQAFRDLMGQLLSESDVQLQSWKTRILSAVGDNGQVLIEVIPELERIIGTQPPAPELSGSAAQNRFNLLMQKFVQVFTTAEHPLVMFLDDLQWADGASLKLLQLLMEDTGHLLVLGAYRDNEVSPVHPFMLAVDEIVKSGATVNTITLQPLSLADMNQLVADTLNCDLPLAQPLTELVYQKTQGNPFFATQFLKALHDDGLITFDWNIRYWQCDIAQVRALAITDDVVEFMALQLQKLPIATQSGLKFAACIGAQFDLATLAIVSEKSPEETAADLWKALQEGLLVPTTEVYKFFTQSEDIATVNPTAANANYKFLHDRVQQAAYSLIPDSQKKATHLKVGQLLQQNYSGIEQEEKLFDIVGHLNLGEELITQPSDREALAQLNLKAGRKARSSTAYAAANIYLQTGIELLTANCWQSQYELTLNLYVAATEAAYLNGEFDGMEQMAARVLQNAQTILDKIKIYEISIVAQTAQSKTLEAIAIGRNALGQLGVELPTEPDEALIGKALQTLASQLQGRQIEELANLPLMTDPQTQAAMQLLGMLFATIFVGKTGLLPLLSSTMVSLSLQFGNAPASTVGYAIHGMVLCAFLGEVETGYGFGRLALSLLERFNVREFKSMILLLFGAFIQHRQEGLRATIPRLKDGYTAGMETGDFLYAGYNISIYFYANFFGGVELDTWEPEIVGYSAALAQVKQYSAQTYLDMTQQMVQNLRETASQPDCLIGTAYDETVMIPKHHQDNDLSAIAALYIYKLLLAYLWGNYTAALDHIAQAKPYLMAVSGFVFVPIFHFYAALTHLALFPTQPETEQAEILALVETHQTTLQQWAQNAPMNYLHKWYLVEAEKHRVLGNKPDAIDYYDRAISLAKENQFLNEEALANELTAKFYLEWGKEKVAQAYMIEAYYCYARWGAKAKVDDLEKRYPQLLAPILQQSCSSTSLKGTITQGTIASTRSSSSVSEVLDLATLLKVSQAISGEIELNKLLTTLLKIVITNAGADKCVLLLKQDIELQVAALVEEGQEPELLPRMPLQSSQDVAISLVNTVKRSLKPLVLVDARLHPQFAGDSYIEQHQPKSVLCSPILNQGKLIGILYLENSLTVGAFTSDRVEVLNLICGQAAISLENARLYQESQQAFTDLKQAQLKIVQSEKMSALGNLVAGVAHEINNPVGFLAGNITFALDYINDLFKLIDLFQQEYPNYSAAIKEEIEAIDLDYIREDLPKLVGSMHEGVNRIKGISTSLRIFSRADSDRPVPCNIHDGIESTLMILKHRLKANDTSPEIRVIKKYGDLPEVECYAGQINQVFMNLLANAIDALDESNQGCSYGEITNKITIETALSPDQKQVIIHIKDNGVGMSEAVREKIFDDSFTTKVVGKGTGLGLAIARQIVVEKHSGTLEVNSTLGQGAEFAIAIPVKATVAFMESQ
- the cobT gene encoding nicotinate mononucleotide-dependent phosphoribosyltransferase CobT; translation: MIEIYTQVEKGNEWLRQYRGRQPVFACVLGFTETGSIPGISAAGRTPLDRQFTALADAEFLYSGPVPKPKYPLPPLHAGASPVLISRAVVEALSLPLYLFNAGLPQPPSVPTIDLGGRAARCLSSGNALPLETVRHLLEEGLIWGEKLAAVSDSGFIVLGECVVGGTTTALAVLTGLGVPAAGKVNSSHPTCNHDQKWALVQTGLENARLGSEGKWQSDAQREIPNPKSKIQNPKSIDPLQVVAAVGDPMQVAVAGMAIAASRTCGVMLAGGTQMLAVYALIQAIAKEYSLVWEPEQIVVGTTRWVVEDPSGDTVGLAQIVGSVPLLATQLSFATSRYEKLQAYEQGYVKEGMGAGACAIAAHLYAGWKQAELLQAIEALVDRYCA